The following are encoded together in the Flavobacterium haoranii genome:
- the rpoB gene encoding DNA-directed RNA polymerase subunit beta, giving the protein MIANQTERINFASTKNIPNYPDFLDIQIKSFRDFFQLETKSDERSNEGLYNTFMENFPITDTRNQFVLEFLDYFIDPPRYTIEECIDRGLTYSVPLKARLKLYCTDPEHEDFETIVQDVYLGTIPYMTPSGTFVINGAERVVVSQLHRSPGVFFGQSFHANGTKLYSARIIPFKGSWIEFATDINSVMYAYIDRKKKLPVTTLFRAIGFERDKDILEIFDLAEEIKVSKSGIKKYIGRKLAARVLNTWHEDFVDEDTGEVVSIERNEIILDRDTILDKDNVEEIIEADVKAILLHKEDNHAADYTIIHNTLQKDPTNSEKEAVEHIYRQLRNAEPPDEETARGIIDKLFFSDQRYNLGDVGRYRMNKKLGLDIPMDKQVLTKEDIITIVKYLIELINSKAEIDDIDHLSNRRVRTVGEQLSAQFGVGLARMARTIRERMNVRDNEVFTPIDLINAKTLSSVINSFFGTNQLSQFMDQTNPLAEITHKRRLSALGPGGLSRERAGFEVRDVHYTHYGRLCPIETPEGPNIGLISSLGVYAKVNGMGFIETPYRKVENGVVDLKNDPIYLSAEEEEGKLIAQANIEMTTEGQITAERVIAREEGDFPVVEPNTVHYTDVAPNQIASISASLIPFLEHDDANRALMGSNMMRQAVPLLRPQAPIVGTGLERQVASDSRVLINAEGDGVVTYVDAEKVTIKYDRTEEERMVSFDEDDKTYFLIKFRKTNQSTSINLKPIVRRGDRVVKGQVLCEGYATQNGELALGRNLQVAFMPWKGYNFEDAIVISEKVVRDDIFTSIHIDDYSLEVRDTKLGNEELTNDIPNVSEEATKDLDENGMIRIGAEVKPGDILIGKITPKGESDPTPEEKLLRAIFGDKAGDVKDASLKASPSLSGVVLDKKLFAKAVKDKRKRSKDKEDVDKLEMEFDVKYNELKDKLIEKLFIIVDGKTSQGVINDLGEEVLPKGKKFTKKMLQAVDDFAHLTKGQWTTDEHTNKLINELVHNYKIKLNDLQGWLRREKFTITVGDELPSGILKLAKVYIAKKRKLKVGDKMAGRHGNKGIVAKIVRQEDMPFLEDGTPVDIVLNPLGVPSRMNIGQIYETVLGWAGLKLGKKFATPIFDGATLDEINALTDEAGIPRFGHTYLYDGGTGERFHQPATVGVIYMLKLGHMVDDKMHARSIGPYSLITQQPLGGKAQFGGQRFGEMEVWALEAYGASSTLREILTVKSDDVIGRAKTYESIVKGEPMPEPGLPESFNVLMHELKGLGLDIRLEE; this is encoded by the coding sequence ATGATTGCTAATCAGACTGAAAGAATCAATTTTGCTTCAACAAAGAACATTCCGAATTATCCGGATTTTCTTGATATTCAGATTAAATCGTTTAGAGACTTCTTCCAGTTGGAAACGAAATCGGATGAAAGAAGCAATGAAGGTCTTTATAATACCTTCATGGAAAATTTTCCAATCACAGACACAAGAAATCAATTCGTATTAGAGTTTCTTGATTATTTTATCGACCCACCTCGTTATACTATTGAAGAGTGTATCGATAGAGGTTTAACTTACAGTGTGCCTCTTAAAGCACGTTTAAAATTATACTGTACTGATCCAGAGCACGAAGATTTCGAAACTATTGTTCAAGATGTATATTTAGGAACAATACCTTACATGACGCCAAGTGGTACATTCGTTATCAATGGTGCTGAGCGTGTGGTAGTTTCTCAGTTACACAGATCTCCAGGTGTATTCTTTGGACAGTCTTTCCATGCTAATGGTACTAAGTTGTATTCTGCAAGAATTATTCCTTTTAAAGGATCTTGGATTGAATTCGCAACAGATATCAATAGCGTAATGTATGCTTATATTGATAGAAAGAAAAAATTACCTGTAACTACTTTATTCCGTGCAATTGGTTTTGAACGTGATAAAGATATCTTAGAAATTTTTGACCTTGCTGAGGAAATCAAAGTTTCTAAATCAGGAATTAAAAAATATATCGGTCGTAAGTTAGCTGCTCGTGTTTTAAATACTTGGCATGAAGATTTCGTTGATGAGGATACAGGAGAAGTTGTATCTATCGAGCGTAACGAAATTATCTTAGATCGTGATACAATTTTAGATAAAGACAATGTAGAGGAAATTATTGAAGCAGATGTAAAAGCTATCTTATTACACAAGGAAGATAATCATGCAGCTGATTACACAATTATTCACAATACATTACAAAAAGACCCAACAAACTCTGAAAAAGAAGCTGTTGAGCATATATATAGACAATTACGTAATGCTGAACCACCTGATGAGGAGACAGCAAGAGGAATAATTGATAAATTATTCTTCTCTGATCAACGTTATAATTTAGGTGATGTAGGACGTTACAGAATGAATAAAAAGTTAGGCTTAGATATCCCAATGGATAAACAAGTATTAACTAAGGAAGATATTATTACTATCGTTAAGTATTTAATTGAGTTAATCAATTCAAAAGCTGAGATTGATGATATCGACCACTTATCAAACCGTCGTGTAAGAACAGTAGGTGAGCAATTATCAGCTCAGTTTGGTGTTGGTTTAGCACGTATGGCAAGAACTATTCGTGAGAGAATGAACGTTCGTGATAATGAGGTGTTTACACCAATCGACTTGATTAATGCTAAAACATTATCATCAGTTATCAATTCATTCTTTGGTACAAACCAGTTATCTCAATTTATGGACCAAACGAATCCATTAGCAGAGATTACTCACAAACGTCGTTTATCTGCTTTAGGACCTGGAGGTTTATCTAGAGAAAGAGCTGGTTTCGAGGTACGTGACGTTCACTATACGCACTACGGACGTTTATGTCCAATTGAAACTCCAGAGGGACCAAACATTGGTTTGATTTCATCTTTAGGGGTTTATGCAAAAGTAAACGGAATGGGATTCATCGAAACTCCTTATCGTAAAGTTGAAAACGGTGTTGTAGATCTTAAAAACGATCCAATTTATTTAAGTGCTGAAGAAGAAGAAGGTAAATTAATCGCTCAGGCTAACATTGAAATGACTACTGAAGGTCAAATCACTGCTGAAAGAGTAATTGCTCGTGAAGAAGGTGATTTCCCAGTTGTAGAACCAAATACAGTTCATTATACTGACGTTGCACCAAACCAAATTGCTTCAATCTCGGCTTCATTAATTCCGTTCTTAGAGCATGATGATGCGAACCGTGCGTTGATGGGATCAAACATGATGCGTCAAGCGGTTCCTTTATTACGTCCTCAAGCTCCAATTGTTGGAACTGGATTAGAAAGACAAGTTGCTTCAGATTCAAGAGTTTTAATTAACGCTGAAGGGGATGGAGTTGTAACTTATGTAGATGCTGAAAAAGTAACTATTAAATACGATAGAACTGAAGAAGAAAGAATGGTAAGTTTTGACGAAGACGATAAAACTTATTTCTTAATTAAATTCAGAAAAACCAACCAAAGTACTTCTATCAACTTAAAACCAATCGTAAGAAGAGGTGATAGAGTTGTTAAAGGCCAAGTTCTTTGTGAAGGTTATGCAACTCAAAACGGAGAATTAGCTTTAGGTAGAAACTTACAAGTTGCCTTCATGCCTTGGAAAGGATATAACTTCGAGGATGCAATTGTAATTTCTGAAAAAGTTGTTCGTGATGATATTTTTACATCAATTCACATTGATGATTATTCATTAGAAGTACGTGATACAAAATTAGGTAACGAAGAGTTAACTAACGATATTCCTAACGTTTCTGAAGAGGCTACTAAAGACTTAGATGAAAACGGTATGATTCGTATCGGTGCTGAAGTAAAACCTGGTGATATCTTAATTGGTAAGATTACTCCAAAAGGAGAGTCTGATCCAACACCAGAAGAAAAATTACTTCGTGCAATCTTTGGTGACAAAGCTGGTGATGTTAAAGATGCTTCATTAAAAGCTTCTCCATCATTAAGCGGTGTAGTTTTAGACAAAAAATTATTTGCTAAAGCTGTAAAAGATAAACGTAAACGTTCTAAAGATAAAGAAGACGTTGATAAACTAGAAATGGAGTTTGACGTTAAATACAACGAATTAAAAGATAAATTAATTGAAAAATTATTTATCATCGTTGACGGAAAAACTTCTCAAGGTGTTATCAATGATTTAGGTGAAGAAGTATTACCAAAAGGTAAAAAATTCACTAAAAAGATGTTACAAGCAGTTGATGATTTTGCTCACTTAACAAAAGGTCAATGGACTACTGATGAGCATACAAATAAATTAATCAACGAACTTGTTCATAACTATAAAATCAAGTTAAACGACTTACAAGGATGGTTAAGAAGAGAAAAATTCACCATCACTGTAGGAGATGAGTTACCATCTGGAATCTTAAAACTTGCTAAAGTTTACATTGCTAAAAAACGTAAACTTAAAGTAGGAGATAAAATGGCGGGACGTCACGGTAATAAAGGTATTGTTGCGAAAATTGTTCGTCAAGAAGATATGCCTTTCTTAGAAGACGGAACACCAGTAGATATCGTATTGAATCCACTAGGGGTACCTTCTCGTATGAACATTGGTCAGATTTATGAAACTGTTTTAGGTTGGGCAGGTTTAAAACTTGGTAAAAAGTTTGCAACTCCAATCTTTGATGGTGCTACATTAGATGAAATCAATGCTTTAACTGATGAAGCTGGTATTCCAAGATTCGGTCATACTTATTTATATGATGGTGGAACTGGAGAGCGTTTCCATCAGCCAGCAACTGTGGGTGTAATTTACATGTTGAAATTAGGTCACATGGTTGATGATAAGATGCACGCACGTTCTATCGGACCTTACTCTTTAATTACGCAACAACCATTAGGAGGTAAAGCTCAATTCGGAGGTCAGCGTTTTGGAGAGATGGAGGTTTGGGCTCTTGAAGCTTATGGTGCTTCAAGTACCTTGAGAGAGATCTTAACGGTTAAATCTGATGACGTAATTGGTAGAGCTAAAACTTACGAGTCAATCGTAAAAGGTGAACCAATGCCAGAACCAGGATTACCTGAGTCATTCAATGTATTAATGCATGAATTAAAAGGTCTAGGTTTAGACATCAGATTAGAAGAATAG
- the rplL gene encoding 50S ribosomal protein L7/L12 yields MADLKQFAEQLVNLTVKEVNELATILKDEYGIEPAAAAVVVAGGAAGGDAAAEQSEFTVVLKDAGASKLGVVKAVKELTGLGLKEAKDLVDAAPANVKEGVSKDEAEGLKKALEEAGAVVELK; encoded by the coding sequence ATGGCAGATTTAAAACAATTCGCAGAACAATTAGTTAACTTAACAGTTAAAGAAGTTAACGAATTAGCAACAATATTAAAAGACGAGTATGGTATCGAGCCTGCTGCTGCAGCTGTAGTTGTAGCTGGTGGTGCAGCTGGTGGTGATGCTGCTGCTGAGCAATCAGAATTTACAGTAGTATTAAAAGATGCTGGTGCTTCTAAATTAGGTGTAGTTAAAGCTGTTAAAGAATTAACTGGATTAGGATTAAAAGAAGCTAAAGATTTAGTAGATGCTGCTCCAGCTAACGTAAAAGAAGGAGTTTCTAAAGATGAGGCAGAAGGTCTTAAGAAAGCTTTAGAAGAGGCAGGAGCTGTAGTTGAGCTTAAATAA
- the rplJ gene encoding 50S ribosomal protein L10 produces MTREEKAIAIEDLTAKLAGVNVIYLADTSGLDAETTSNLRRACFKAGIKLEVVKNTLLEKAMEASETNYGELPSVLKGNTSIMIAEAANGPAKIIKEFRKKSDKPLLKGAFINEEIYIGDNLLDSLVAIKSREEVIAEIIGLLQSPAQRVIAALQNQEGKEDAAE; encoded by the coding sequence ATGACTAGAGAAGAAAAAGCAATTGCTATTGAAGATTTAACTGCAAAGTTAGCGGGTGTGAATGTTATTTATTTAGCAGACACTTCAGGACTAGATGCAGAAACTACTTCAAACTTAAGAAGAGCTTGTTTTAAAGCGGGTATTAAATTAGAGGTTGTTAAGAATACATTACTTGAAAAAGCAATGGAAGCTTCTGAAACAAACTATGGTGAATTACCTTCAGTTTTAAAAGGAAATACTTCAATTATGATTGCAGAAGCTGCTAATGGGCCTGCAAAAATTATCAAAGAATTCCGTAAAAAAAGTGATAAGCCTTTATTAAAAGGAGCTTTTATTAACGAAGAAATTTATATTGGAGATAACTTATTAGATAGCTTAGTAGCTATTAAATCTAGAGAAGAAGTTATTGCAGAAATCATCGGATTACTTCAGTCTCCAGCGCAAAGAGTTATCGCTGCTCTTCAAAACCAAGAAGGAAAAGAAGACGCTGCAGAATAA
- the rplA gene encoding 50S ribosomal protein L1, giving the protein MAKLTKKQKEAASKIEKNRLYTLKDASALIKEVASAKFDESVDIAVRLGVDPRKANQMVRGVVTLPHGTGKDVRVLALVTPDKEAEAKAAGADHVGLDDYLQKIKDGWTDVDVIITMPAVMGKLGPLGRVLGPRGLMPNPKTGTVTMDVAKAVQEVKAGKIDFKVDKTGIVHAGIGKVSFEADKIYDNAHEIIQTLIKLKPTAAKGTYIKSIHLSSTQSPAIALDPKAV; this is encoded by the coding sequence ATGGCAAAATTGACAAAAAAACAAAAAGAGGCTGCATCAAAAATTGAAAAGAACAGACTATATACTTTAAAAGATGCTTCTGCATTAATTAAAGAAGTAGCTTCTGCAAAATTTGATGAGTCTGTAGATATCGCTGTAAGATTAGGTGTAGATCCTAGAAAAGCGAATCAAATGGTAAGAGGTGTTGTAACGTTACCTCACGGAACTGGTAAAGATGTTCGTGTTTTAGCGCTTGTTACTCCAGATAAAGAAGCTGAAGCTAAAGCTGCTGGTGCTGACCACGTAGGTTTAGATGACTATCTACAAAAAATTAAAGATGGTTGGACAGATGTTGATGTAATCATCACTATGCCTGCTGTTATGGGTAAATTAGGTCCATTAGGACGTGTATTAGGTCCTCGTGGTTTAATGCCAAACCCTAAAACAGGTACAGTAACTATGGATGTTGCTAAAGCTGTTCAAGAAGTAAAAGCTGGTAAAATCGATTTCAAAGTTGATAAAACTGGTATCGTTCACGCTGGTATAGGTAAAGTTTCTTTCGAAGCTGACAAAATCTATGACAACGCTCACGAAATTATTCAAACATTAATAAAATTAAAACCAACTGCAGCTAAAGGTACTTATATTAAGTCTATTCACTTATCAAGTACTCAAAGTCCTGCTATTGCTTTAGATCCTAAGGCAGTATAA
- the rplK gene encoding 50S ribosomal protein L11: protein MAKEVSKVVKLQVKGGAANPSPPVGPALGAAGVNIMEFCKQFNARTQDKPGKVLPVQITVYKDKSFDFVVKTPPAAIQLLEAAKIKSGSGQPNRKKVANVTWDQIRTIAEDKMADLNAFEIEKAMSMVAGTARSMGITVTGNAPF from the coding sequence ATGGCAAAAGAAGTTAGTAAAGTAGTTAAACTACAAGTTAAGGGAGGTGCTGCGAATCCGTCGCCACCGGTTGGACCTGCTTTGGGGGCTGCTGGGGTTAACATCATGGAGTTCTGTAAGCAATTTAATGCTAGAACACAAGATAAACCTGGCAAAGTTTTACCAGTACAAATTACTGTGTACAAAGATAAGTCTTTCGACTTTGTTGTTAAAACGCCACCAGCTGCAATTCAATTATTAGAGGCAGCTAAAATCAAGTCTGGTTCAGGTCAACCAAATCGTAAAAAAGTAGCGAACGTTACTTGGGATCAAATTAGAACTATTGCTGAAGACAAAATGGCTGACTTAAATGCTTTCGAGATTGAGAAAGCTATGAGTATGGTTGCTGGTACAGCTAGATCTATGGGTATAACAGTTACAGGAAATGCTCCTTTTTAA
- the nusG gene encoding transcription termination/antitermination protein NusG has protein sequence MADNNVKKWYVVRAVSGQENKVKNYIETETARLGMSDYVSQVLVPTEKVVQVREGKKITKERVYFPGYVMIEANLTGEIPHIIKSIPGVIGFLGETKGGDAVPLRQAEVNRMLGKVDELSVKVDNVAIPYSVGETVKVIDGPFNGFNGTIEKVNEEKRKLEVMVKIFGRKTPLELSFMQVEKV, from the coding sequence ATGGCAGACAATAATGTTAAAAAGTGGTATGTTGTAAGAGCTGTTAGTGGTCAAGAGAATAAGGTTAAAAATTATATCGAGACTGAAACTGCGCGTCTGGGCATGTCAGATTATGTTTCTCAAGTTCTAGTTCCAACTGAAAAAGTGGTGCAAGTAAGAGAAGGTAAAAAAATTACTAAAGAAAGAGTGTATTTTCCAGGTTATGTTATGATTGAAGCTAACTTAACTGGAGAAATTCCTCATATTATAAAATCAATTCCTGGTGTTATCGGCTTTTTAGGTGAAACAAAAGGAGGTGATGCAGTTCCTTTGCGTCAAGCCGAGGTAAATAGAATGTTAGGTAAGGTTGATGAATTATCGGTTAAAGTTGATAATGTTGCAATACCTTATTCTGTTGGTGAGACAGTAAAAGTAATTGATGGTCCTTTCAATGGTTTTAATGGAACTATTGAAAAGGTAAATGAGGAAAAGCGTAAACTTGAAGTGATGGTGAAAATTTTTGGAAGAAAGACGCCATTAGAGTTAAGTTTTATGCAAGTAGAAAAAGTATAA
- the secE gene encoding preprotein translocase subunit SecE has product MTKFVSYITEAFQELKNNVSWPEWSEVQKLTIIVALFSVIFALLTWGVDQLFVKALEGFFNLIK; this is encoded by the coding sequence ATGACAAAATTTGTTTCTTACATAACGGAAGCTTTTCAGGAATTGAAAAATAATGTTTCTTGGCCAGAATGGTCGGAAGTTCAAAAGTTAACTATTATTGTTGCTCTATTTTCAGTAATCTTTGCTTTATTAACTTGGGGTGTTGATCAGTTGTTTGTTAAAGCATTGGAAGGTTTTTTTAATTTAATAAAATAG
- the tuf gene encoding elongation factor Tu — translation MAKETFDRSKPHLNIGTIGHVDHGKTTLTAAITKVLADAGLSEAKSFDQIDNAPEEKERGITINTSHVEYSTANRHYAHVDCPGHADYVKNMVTGAAQMDGAILVVAATDGPMPQTREHILLGRQVGVPRMVVFMNKVDMVDDAELLELVEMEIRDLLSFYQYDGDNGPVVQGSALGALNGEPKWVDTVLALMEAVDNWIELPARDVDKPFLMPVEDVFTITGRGTVATGRIETGVANTGDAVEIIGMGADKLTSTITGVEMFRKILDRGEAGDNVGLLLRGIDKADIKRGMVIVKPGSVKPHAHFKAEVYILKKEEGGRHTPFHNNYRPQFYVRTTDVTGTISLPAGVEMVMPGDNLTIEVQLLSPIALSVGLRFAVREGGRTVGAGQVTEILD, via the coding sequence ATGGCAAAAGAAACCTTTGATCGTTCGAAGCCCCATTTAAATATTGGTACTATCGGACACGTTGACCACGGTAAAACAACTTTAACTGCTGCGATTACTAAAGTATTAGCAGATGCTGGTTTATCAGAAGCTAAATCATTCGATCAGATTGATAATGCTCCAGAAGAAAAAGAAAGAGGTATTACTATTAATACATCTCACGTAGAATATTCTACAGCTAACCGTCACTACGCTCACGTTGACTGTCCAGGTCACGCGGATTACGTTAAGAACATGGTTACTGGTGCTGCACAAATGGATGGTGCTATCTTAGTGGTTGCTGCTACTGATGGTCCTATGCCTCAAACTCGTGAGCACATCTTATTAGGTCGTCAAGTTGGTGTGCCTAGAATGGTTGTATTCATGAACAAAGTGGATATGGTTGATGATGCTGAGTTATTAGAGTTAGTAGAAATGGAAATTAGAGATTTATTATCTTTCTATCAATATGATGGTGATAATGGTCCTGTTGTTCAAGGTTCTGCTTTAGGAGCTTTAAATGGTGAGCCAAAATGGGTTGATACTGTTTTAGCTTTAATGGAAGCTGTTGATAACTGGATTGAATTACCTGCTCGTGATGTTGATAAGCCTTTCTTAATGCCAGTTGAGGATGTATTCACAATTACAGGTCGTGGAACTGTTGCTACAGGTCGTATCGAAACTGGAGTTGCTAATACAGGTGATGCTGTTGAAATCATTGGTATGGGGGCTGATAAATTAACTTCTACTATTACAGGGGTTGAGATGTTCCGTAAAATCCTTGATAGAGGAGAAGCTGGTGATAACGTAGGTTTATTATTACGTGGTATTGACAAAGCTGATATCAAAAGAGGTATGGTTATTGTTAAGCCAGGTTCTGTTAAGCCACACGCTCATTTCAAAGCTGAGGTTTATATCTTGAAAAAAGAAGAAGGTGGACGTCACACTCCATTCCACAATAACTACCGTCCACAGTTTTACGTACGTACAACTGACGTAACGGGTACTATTTCTTTACCAGCTGGTGTAGAGATGGTTATGCCTGGTGATAACTTAACTATTGAAGTTCAATTATTAAGTCCAATCGCTTTATCAGTAGGTTTACGTTTTGCTGTTCGTGAAGGTGGTAGAACAGTAGGTGCTGGTCAGGTAACTGAAATTTTAGACTAA
- the hpf gene encoding ribosome hibernation-promoting factor, HPF/YfiA family: MKVNVQAVNFNVDKKLVVFVEEKLSKLEKYFDKIVSTNVYLRVENTSDKENKEVEIKVQVPGDELVIKKTCKTFEEAVDSAEQSLERMLVKYKEKIRAHV, encoded by the coding sequence ATGAAAGTAAATGTTCAGGCGGTTAACTTTAATGTTGACAAAAAATTAGTCGTTTTTGTTGAAGAAAAATTAAGTAAATTAGAAAAGTATTTTGATAAAATTGTATCGACGAATGTTTATTTGAGGGTTGAAAATACAAGTGACAAAGAAAATAAAGAAGTAGAGATTAAAGTTCAGGTTCCAGGAGATGAATTGGTAATCAAAAAAACATGTAAAACTTTTGAAGAAGCAGTGGATTCGGCAGAACAATCGCTAGAAAGAATGCTTGTTAAATACAAAGAAAAAATAAGAGCACATGTTTAA
- a CDS encoding tyrosine-type recombinase/integrase — MSNLDSFKEYLSKEKNYSIHTINAYIKDVLEFNDFLEVSCGIKLEETQYVFVRNWIVSLVDAGIANKSINRKISSLKSFFKFLLKVKVISVNPLVKHKSLKVSKKVQVSFSEKEISDLFDFNDFPNDFDGIRDRLVVEIFYGTGIRKSELIELQLHHVDFELNQIKVLGKRNKERVIPILLSTKKLILEYLNFRNKLDIIKDDKVLILSKKGNKLSQSFVYRLINYYFSSVSQKVKKSPHVLRHTFATHLLNNGADLNSVKELLGHASLSSTQIYTHSSLAELQKVYKETHPRG; from the coding sequence ATGTCAAATCTTGATTCGTTTAAAGAATATTTAAGTAAAGAAAAGAATTATTCTATCCATACTATTAATGCTTATATTAAAGATGTATTAGAGTTTAATGATTTTTTAGAAGTTTCTTGTGGAATTAAGTTAGAAGAAACACAATATGTTTTTGTTAGAAATTGGATTGTAAGTTTGGTTGATGCAGGAATTGCGAATAAATCAATAAATAGAAAGATATCCTCTTTAAAATCCTTTTTTAAATTTTTGCTAAAAGTTAAAGTTATTTCAGTTAATCCTTTAGTAAAGCATAAATCTTTAAAGGTGTCTAAAAAAGTTCAGGTCTCTTTTTCTGAAAAAGAAATTAGTGATTTATTTGATTTTAATGATTTCCCAAATGACTTCGATGGAATTAGAGACAGATTGGTTGTTGAAATATTTTATGGGACTGGAATTCGAAAAAGTGAATTAATTGAATTACAATTACATCATGTAGATTTTGAATTAAATCAAATTAAGGTTTTGGGTAAAAGAAATAAAGAAAGAGTAATTCCTATTCTATTGTCAACTAAAAAATTAATTTTAGAGTATTTAAATTTCAGAAACAAGCTAGATATAATTAAAGACGATAAGGTGTTAATTTTATCCAAAAAAGGAAATAAATTGAGTCAATCTTTTGTTTATCGTTTGATTAATTATTACTTTAGTAGTGTGTCTCAAAAAGTAAAAAAGAGTCCACACGTTCTTAGGCATACATTTGCAACGCATTTGTTGAATAATGGAGCCGATTTAAATTCAGTAAAAGAACTATTAGGTCACGCAAGTTTGTCGTCAACTCAAATTTATACGCACAGCAGTTTAGCTGAATTGCAAAAAGTATACAAAGAGACGCACCCAAGAGGTTAA
- the rpsU gene encoding 30S ribosomal protein S21 → MLIIPIKDGENIDKALKRYKRKFDKTGTVRQLRSRQQFTKPSVARRAEIQKAQYIQRLKDSVES, encoded by the coding sequence ATGTTAATTATTCCAATTAAAGACGGTGAAAACATCGATAAAGCGTTAAAACGCTACAAAAGAAAATTCGATAAAACTGGAACTGTACGTCAATTAAGATCTCGTCAGCAGTTTACAAAACCTTCTGTTGCTAGAAGAGCTGAAATTCAAAAAGCGCAGTATATTCAAAGATTAAAGGATTCTGTAGAGTCTTAA
- a CDS encoding acyl-CoA dehydrogenase family protein, translating into MNSLYFTEEHQLFRESLRDFLNKEVVPHIEKWEKTGTIERFIWKKFGEMGFFGIRYPEAYGGLNLDLFYTVIFLEELQKIKSAGFAAAMWAHSYLAMTHLNAEGDERIKQEYLAPSISGDLIGALCITEPFGGSDVAGMRTTAIKKGDKYVINGSKTFITNGVYADYYVVAAKTNPDLGNKGISIFLVDSKSNGVSATKLDKLGWRASDTAEIAFDNVEIPLENLMGEESKGFAYIMQHFALERLIMAINAHARAEYAIDYTLEYMSQREAFGKTIDKFQALRHKIVEHATEIEHCKLFNYAAVYRLDKGEYVVKEATMAKLKSTKVADDAIYDCLQMLGGYGYMEEYPLARLFRDSRLGPIGGGTSEILKEILSKMIIDNKDYEPAVK; encoded by the coding sequence ATGAATTCGTTATATTTTACAGAAGAACATCAACTATTTAGAGAAAGTTTACGTGACTTTTTAAATAAAGAAGTGGTTCCCCATATCGAAAAATGGGAAAAAACAGGAACTATCGAGCGCTTTATTTGGAAAAAATTCGGAGAAATGGGCTTTTTTGGAATCCGATATCCTGAAGCTTATGGCGGTTTAAACTTAGACTTATTTTATACCGTAATATTCTTAGAAGAACTTCAAAAAATTAAATCTGCAGGTTTTGCTGCAGCTATGTGGGCACATTCTTATTTAGCGATGACTCATTTAAATGCAGAAGGAGATGAACGAATTAAGCAAGAATATTTAGCACCAAGTATTTCTGGAGATTTAATTGGAGCATTGTGTATTACAGAACCTTTTGGTGGGAGTGATGTGGCTGGTATGAGAACTACAGCTATCAAAAAAGGTGATAAGTATGTAATTAATGGTTCTAAAACATTTATTACAAATGGTGTGTATGCCGATTATTATGTTGTAGCAGCAAAAACAAATCCTGATTTAGGGAACAAAGGAATTAGTATTTTTCTTGTAGATAGTAAAAGTAATGGGGTATCCGCTACTAAATTAGATAAATTAGGATGGAGAGCTTCTGATACTGCTGAGATTGCTTTTGATAATGTAGAAATTCCATTAGAAAATTTAATGGGAGAAGAAAGTAAAGGTTTTGCGTACATTATGCAGCATTTTGCGCTAGAAAGATTAATTATGGCAATCAATGCACATGCAAGAGCTGAATATGCTATCGATTATACGTTAGAATATATGTCGCAACGTGAAGCTTTTGGAAAAACAATCGATAAATTTCAAGCTTTACGTCACAAGATAGTAGAACATGCTACTGAAATTGAACACTGTAAGTTGTTTAATTATGCTGCTGTTTATAGATTAGATAAAGGAGAATATGTGGTAAAAGAAGCTACAATGGCTAAATTAAAGTCAACTAAAGTTGCTGATGATGCTATATACGATTGTTTGCAAATGTTAGGTGGATATGGTTATATGGAAGAATATCCGTTAGCGCGCTTGTTTAGAGATAGTCGTTTGGGACCAATTGGTGGAGGTACTTCAGAAATTCTAAAAGAGATTTTGTCTAAAATGATAATCGATAATAAAGATTATGAGCCTGCTGTAAAATAA